The Amycolatopsis coloradensis sequence ACGGTCCCGAGCCGAGGGAACCCGCTCCGGTGCTGATCACCGAAGCCGCCCCGTCCTACGAAGACCAGCTGGCCAAGCGGAAGCGGAAGTACATCATCATGATGTCGTTCCGCATCCCGTGCCTGATCCTGGCCGGGATCTTCTACCAGACGTGGTGGCTCGCGCTGGCACTGATCGCGATCTCGATCCCGCTGCCCTGGGTCGCCGTCCTGATCGCCAACGACCGGCCGCCGCGCAAGAGCGAGAAGGTCAACCGCTACCAGGCTGAACCGACCCGCATCGAAAGCGGCGGCCATCGCGTCATCGACGGCGGCTGACCCGTTTCGCGCGTGCTATGAAGGAGTCCTTCATGGCATTTTTGGCTAAGGCTGCGGCCCGACCTTCGAAACCGCGCGGGCACCCAGCCGCGTCCCGGCCCGAAGCACCTCCACGGTGGACTCCCCGCGCAGCCACGCCGCGAGCACACCGGCGTCGAACGCGTCGCCGGCGCCGGTGGAGTCGACGCACTCCGCGGGCTGGGACGGCACCGAGGTGATGGTGCCGCTCGCGTCCACCCAGCTGGCGCCGTCGAGACCGGCGGTGACCACGACCTCGCCGACGTAGTCCAGCAGTTCCTTCGCCGCCTCGGGATCGCTCGACCCGGTCAGCGCGACCAGTTCGCTGGTGTTCGGCATCAGCAGGTCGACGCCGCGCACGTCGTCGAGGAAGGCCGCGGGATCGGTGATCAGCGTCGCCGCCTGCGGGTCGACCGACGTCGTCAGCCCGGCCTTCTTCGCCGCCGCCAGCGACGCGAGCGCGGCCGGCCGTGACGACGGGTACAGCAGGACGTAACCCGAGAGGTGCAGGTGGCTCGCCCCGCTCAGGGCCGCCTCGGTGATGTCGGAGGGGCTGAACTTCGCGTTGGCGGCGCGGTCGGCGAGCATGCTCCGCTCACCGGCGCCGTCGACGAGCACCACGACGCAGAACGTCGGCTCCTCGGGGTCCACCGCGAACTCGCAGCGGACGCCCGCCGCTTCCAGTTCGCTCTTCACCATGCGGCCGCCGGAATCGTCCCCGATCCGCGCGACCAGCGTGGTCTCCGTGCCCTCGGCCCGCAGCCACAGCGCGGTGTTCGCGCCCGCGCCGCCACTGGTGAAGTGGACCTTCGCACGGATGTCACCGCCGTGCGGGATGGGGCCTTCGTGTCGCGCGACCACGTCGAGGCCGACGTCGCCGACGACGACGATGCCGCTCACGCGGCGTTCCCGGCGAGCGCGACGGCCACTTCGGTGGCCAGTTCCGCGTTGGACAGCACCAGCGCCTCGTTCGCGTCGAGGCTCACGCCTTCGCTGGCGGTGTGGAAGTGCTCCAGCAGCACGGGCGTGACGTCCTTGCCGTGCACGCCTCGTGACTTGAGGAGTTCCAGCCCTTCGGCGAGCAGCCGGTCGTGCAGTTCCTTGTCCATTTCGGACGCTTCCGGGATCGGGTTCGCCAGCAGGACACCGGAATCCGCGTGCGCCCGGTGGGCGGCGATGACCGAGGCGGCCTGTGTGGCGTCGTCGACCCGCCACGGCACCTCGAAGCCGGACGAGCGGAGGTAGAACGCGGGGAACTCGCCGGTGCGGTAACCCAGCACCGGTACGGAGTTGGTCTCCAGCACTTCGAGTGTCGCGGCGATGTCGAGCACCGACTTCACCCCGGAGCAGACGACCGTGGTCGGCACCTTCGCGAGGACGCCGAGATCCGCCGAGACGTCCCAGCTCTGCGCCGCGCCCTGGTGCACGCCGCCGAGCCCGCCGGTGGCGAACATGCCGATCCCGGCCGCGGCGGCCAGCGCCGCGGTGCTGGCGACCGTGGTCGCGCCGGAGCGGCCGAGGCCGACGGCCGGGCCGATGTCGCGCAGGGAGAGCTTGTCCAGGTCCGCGCCGGGCGCACAAACGCGTTCCAGCTGCTCGCCGGTGAGGCCGATCAGGGGGACGCCGTCGAGGACGGCGATGGTCGCGGGGACGGCGCCGCCGTCGCGCACGACCTTCTCCAGCCGCCGGGCGACGTCGAGGTTGCGGCCGGGCGGGAGACCGTGGGAGAGGATGGTGCTCTCCAGCGCGACGACGGGGTCACCGGCGGCGAGGGCGGAGGCGACCTCTTCGTGAAGGGACAGTTGCGGAGTCACGAACGAACATCATCGGTGATGTGGGTCCGCGTCACGCCATCGGGTCAGTTCGTTCGAGAGGTTCTCGCGCGCCTTGGCCTCCCAGCGTGCCCGCGCGATGTCGCTGCGGTATAGCCGCGGCCTGGCCAGCAGGTTCTCGAGCACGGCGGCGCGGCCCGCCCGCCAGTCCTCGTCGGAGTAGATCGAATACTCCTCCCGGACACCGTTCGCGTACTGCTCGTAGTCCTCCGGCGCGGCGCCGAGGATCGCGAGGTCGGCGTCCAGCAGTGCCGTGGCGAGGAGGTCTTCGTCGGGGGCGGCGTGATGGATCGTGCTGAGGACCAGCTCCTCGGCACGTTCGACGTCGGGCACGGGAACACCGGCGTTGGTGAGTTCGTCGCGGGTCCAGGCCGCGCTCGCCCGTTCGTCCTCGCCGGGACGGGCGTCGTACACGACATCGTGCGTCCAGGCGGCGATGGCGACGAGGGCGCGTTCGCGGGCGCCTAGGCCGAAGGCGACGGCGAGGTCGCCGCTGTCGTGGGCGACGGCCGTGACGTGCCGGAGATCGTGGTACCGGCGATGCGGCTCGGCGTAGCGGGTTTCGAGGTCGTTCCACGCGACGGCGGCGATCCGGTGATCGCCGCCGAGCCTCGTGATCGCGGTGGGCCAGTCCATCAGTCGAAGATCCCGCGCGCCTTGGCCACCTCGTGCAGCCATCCTTCGAGCTGTGGCTCCCAGTTGACCCGGTCGAGCGCCGAGTGGTCGACCTTGAACAGGCCGAGGAACTCCTGGCCGCGTCCGCCGAACCCGCCG is a genomic window containing:
- a CDS encoding DUF3099 domain-containing protein: MEAGGGAVNAPAHGPEPREPAPVLITEAAPSYEDQLAKRKRKYIIMMSFRIPCLILAGIFYQTWWLALALIAISIPLPWVAVLIANDRPPRKSEKVNRYQAEPTRIESGGHRVIDGG
- a CDS encoding sugar kinase → MSGIVVVGDVGLDVVARHEGPIPHGGDIRAKVHFTSGGAGANTALWLRAEGTETTLVARIGDDSGGRMVKSELEAAGVRCEFAVDPEEPTFCVVVLVDGAGERSMLADRAANAKFSPSDITEAALSGASHLHLSGYVLLYPSSRPAALASLAAAKKAGLTTSVDPQAATLITDPAAFLDDVRGVDLLMPNTSELVALTGSSDPEAAKELLDYVGEVVVTAGLDGASWVDASGTITSVPSQPAECVDSTGAGDAFDAGVLAAWLRGESTVEVLRAGTRLGARAVSKVGPQP
- a CDS encoding pseudouridine-5'-phosphate glycosidase, which translates into the protein MTPQLSLHEEVASALAAGDPVVALESTILSHGLPPGRNLDVARRLEKVVRDGGAVPATIAVLDGVPLIGLTGEQLERVCAPGADLDKLSLRDIGPAVGLGRSGATTVASTAALAAAAGIGMFATGGLGGVHQGAAQSWDVSADLGVLAKVPTTVVCSGVKSVLDIAATLEVLETNSVPVLGYRTGEFPAFYLRSSGFEVPWRVDDATQAASVIAAHRAHADSGVLLANPIPEASEMDKELHDRLLAEGLELLKSRGVHGKDVTPVLLEHFHTASEGVSLDANEALVLSNAELATEVAVALAGNAA